The DNA region ttagtcAAGAATCTATTGATTTTTCAGCTTCTGAATTGATATCTAGTAGAATTAACTGAACCTTGGCCTTCTTTAAAAGCACATAGGTAAAGAATACCTAGAAGTGTTCAGGATCTTTGTAAGCCTCTCTGGTACTGAGAGAAGATGAGTATGTATCattgtggttctctctctctctctctctctctctctctctctctctctctctgtgtgtgtgtgtgtgtgtgtgataaaattAAACACCCCAACTCATGAATCTAGGTAGTTTTCAGACAACCGATGAAATACAAGACAGGTTTTATTTAAACTAGAGAACACCCATAGCAAAGGTTTTTCTATATAGTCCAAGTTTCCTCTTGTCTTTACTACCTAAATTCTAGTTCTGTCTCTCAATTCTGAGTATGTCCAAAGTTTAACTGATTTGGTTCTCAGAAGACTCTCAAGTCTCTCTTGGGATTTTTGATAGATACAGAAACCTTAGGGTTGTATTCAAAGGCAATTCAGTCCCAAGCTATCCCTAAAAAGAAATACCTTGAATATCTTATCCATATCAGTTCTATCTGTACCCACAGCCAGAAATTGATCTGGAAACATGCCCAGGACCTGGATGACCTCAAGAGAGTTCCAACAAGCTTGACTACACCCACCAGGCTTTCAAGCTCCTGGGTGAGTGGGTGTGTTCTTTGCGGTGAGAAACACTGGAAAGTCATGTCAGGAAATATGTCATACTGTCATCATGGCGACATTACAAGAATTGTACTCATGGCTTACCTTGTTATATAGGTGGACAAGCACACGTTTTGGCCCAGTCTCAGCTTGTTGGGAAGCAGTCAACTATGAAGCTTCATTATCTGCTATTTGTATTCCTCATCTTGTTCTTGGTGCCTGCTCCAGGTAAGAGGGGTTGGGAAATAAGGGGTGGAAAGGGTTCATAACATGTAATTTAGTCTGGTATTCTGTGTTCTTCTGGGTGAGCATGAAGTCAGGTGGATTTgctgaatgaaaaacaaacatcACCAATGGTTTCTTCCAACAACAGTCAGTAAGAGCCTGAATGCAGGCTTCTGCGTCTGTCCTGTAAAGTGTTAAAAGACTAAATACTGCCATAGATGCCAACTCTCCACCTGCCTCATCACTGGAATGCTATTAATGAGACTATAGAAAACTGATGTGAGATTTTCATTCTGACAGAAACCCCAACCACTATCCCAAACCACTATCTATTCCTATGGGCTTAGTggttggaggcagagagagacacactggGCTGCTTGAAAGGTATTACGGATGATGGTAGCCTCAGCCCCCAGTTCTTATGGGAGGCTTAGAGACCAGGCCACTGTGTGTTCACAGCTGAGATGCAGCCCACAGAGACATTTGTTTCCTCCTTAGATCGCCTTTAACTTTACTTGTAATTTtataggaaaagagaaacaaatggaaaatgaaaCTAATTCAGTGATGCACAGTTTGCTAGATCCAGTGCCTTTCTAATGCCCCTTTcctaaaacattcttttcttttcctcttgcagGGGATGCATTCATACCAAAAACCCTCCGAAAATTTTTCTGCAGAGTAAGAGGTGGCCGGTGTGCTGTACTGAACTGCCTTGCAAAGGAAGAACAAATAGGGCGATGTTCTAAAAGAGGTCAAAAATGCTGCCGGAAAAAGAAGTAGAAGACCATGATTCAAAATGAGAATGTCGCCGGCTCTgcagggtgagggtggggaggccCTCCTCAAAATGAGAATGTCGCCCACTGTGCAGGGAGACCCTCCTGGAAATGTATACAAGTAAAATCAAGTTAATATATAGTTTTTAAGAAACTAACAGCTGAATCTCTTTGAACATTCTGCTCATCGTTAGCAAATAGACAACTAGGGAAGTCACTAGACTCAGTCTGATTTGAATGAAGCAGCATCTCTGCAGCGGTGCACAAGATGCCTAAGCTCATTTCCCAAGGCCAAGGATGCCAAtaggatgtgtgtgcatgtgtgtgtatgcactgtgtgtgtgcaagagtgtTTTCACaagtgtacatgcctgtgtgtgtaacaTGTGTGTTAATATTGTGGATATATggagtgcacatacatataggcaacCTATAATTTGTACATTTTATACTCCATTGAAAGTGGAgttatagctgggtggtggtggcacacgcctttaattccagcacttgtgaggcagaggcaggcagatttctgagttcgaggccagcctggtctacagagtgagttccaggacagccagagctatacagagaaaccctgtctcgaaaaaaaaaagtggagttaTTATCTCTTGAAATACCCCCTTTGGGACTTAACTATAGATGTTAATCCCCCTTTGGGACTTAACTATAGATGTTAATCACCCCCTGCACCCGGGACTTAACTATAGATGTTTTGAACTTTCTGGGCTTCTGCCCAGGTGCATTTTCCTGAAACTAAAATACTAGTTCACCCTAAGTCAACTTTAACCCCTTCTGAAACTTTTGTTCAGAGAAACAGGATTTCCTGCTGCTCTGGCCTTTACTCTGGTGCCTCTTGTCTGGTACACACTCTACCCACACATTTCTCAACTATAATGTACCCCCCTAGAGCTGTCTTACAGTCTCTTCGTTATCAAAACAGCAAGCTTCCTAATTAGGGGCAGTCTTTCCCTACATGTGCCTGCCACAAAGTCTGACTAAGTCCTCTATCTACAactcttgcttgtttttttttttcaaggtgatgatttttattgattatttggtaATTTCACACTATGTACcccaatcacactcacttcccagccCTCCCAGGTTTGCCCTCACCCTTGTGATCCCCCAcaaaaagatgatgatgaagaaggaggaggagaaggagaaacacaAGTCCTATTTGTGCTACCTGTATTCTCACttgagcatggtcaaactcccagtatgcagacctttaaagaaaactgagtcctctgCCACTCACACCCCCACAAGAAGCATTCAGTTGTTTTTGAGCTGTGGACATTAACATATTGTCACCTTCCACATTTTGTTGTATGATTTGTTAATTCTTAACAGTGCAGCCTTGAATTCCGTTTCTAGACATTTAGTATCTTGACTGTGCAACTGATTAACAAGCATGCTTAGAGTCTAAGGGCATTCATACAGCTTAGAGCTGCTTTCACTTTATTTGTTGTTCTCTAGATGTTGATATAGTGTCATTCAGGTATACCCAGGAAGCACCTTGTTAGAGGGGTGCACAGACAGGATAACTGGGCTCTTAGGAGGGGCAGAAAAACCACTCTGTCTCACAAAGTTTATAGAACTCatctttcaacaacaacaacaacaacaaaaaggatgaCATAAAAGGCTGTTTCCAGACTAAATAACTACCAGTGCAGACCTGTGATAAAGAGAATGGAAGGCCCTTTATCACAGGGCAGTTTCTAGGCTAAGACACAGGGAGGCCGAGTCACAAGATCAGCAAGCAATGCTGCATCAGGAAGCCACTGAGACAAACTCAGATGTGTGATATACCCCCAATTGCCTTCAGAGGTAGGGAAAGAAGAATAGGGTCTCAGGCAGACACAGTGTTTGAGAGCTACACTGGaatggaagagggaacttcagtcCTTGGGTGAGTGGTGACACTGGTCACTTAGAACAAAACGAAAACACAGGAAAGACAGTGTGGATGTTTTGGGAGAGTACGGGGCTGGAAaatacattcccaccagcaaagTGGAGAGAGAGCTCCACCTTGCTAAAGAAGGGTAGTGACACGACCAAATTCTTTACCAAGATTTCTGCTGCTCACCGACAAGTTTTCAGAACCATTTTTGAAAGTCATCTGAGAACAATCTAAATCTGAGCCCAGCTCACCTTTAAAGGAGATGGTCAAATCCATCACTCAACAGTCCAAGTCATCCAAGATGCTAACTGCCGtagaaatgagagacagagaagcaggaggaagataCAGCCCACTACCAGAAGAAAAGTTGTGCAGTAAGATGGGACCTAGAATTAGCTGAGACACTAGAATTAGCTATCAGAGGTATAAAAGAGTTATCCTAAGCAAGGCCTAGAGTAAAAATGTTCCTGGGGAGGAAGATGAAGCGTATAAAGGATCAGGTGTAACTTCCAGAGATGAACAATAAATAGCTGAATAAAAACATGTGGTGAATTACAGCTGTAGAAgaagtagctcagttggtagagcatttATCTGGCATGCATAAAACCCTGGGTTCGCTCCCCGGCACTGACTAAAACTAGGTGTGTCGgcgcatgcttgtaatcctagtacttgagaggTGATGGCAGGATGATTCAAAGACGAAGTCATCAAACTTGATAAGCAGCCAAGGTTGACCATCTTAAGGGGGGACATGGACAAAGGTTCACCACAAGGTGGCAGTAGCCTATAATCTGATTACCGGCAAATTCATTGCTCTCTATCCGCTCAGGGGACTGGTTGATGGCAGTGCCAGGTAAGGCTGGTGTTAGGTAGAGTACCCTCCCTGCTCCGTGCTTCAAATGAGGGTGCAAAGTTACCAGGACACCTTGGTCATTGAATGGGGGATGAGCAGCAAAGACTTTGAAGACAGGCTGGTTTTATTTTCCAGTGGCAGCCCTGTCACTTCAGTAGCTAGGTAACCTCAGGTGTCTCTAACTTTTCCAGGTCCTGGGGTTTTCGTGTATAAAACTGAGTCTCTGTCAGGTTTGTGAATTAAATGGCATGAGTCATATTCAAATGATCAGAATAGAGCCAGCTACAGATTGACAATGCTCCGTCCTAAACACAAATATATCCATCTAGGCAAGAGTCCAGGGAAGGAGCTTATAACAAGgacaagaagataaaaaaaactttattctTTGTTAACACTTTATAACTTGTGGAATGCAATAAAATAAGAGCCTTAGAGGACTAACAGCACAGGCTTGTAAGTGATGAGCTATTCTAGTTGttataaatttggaaaaatatGTCCGTAGTGGAATATATTAATTATTGGTAAGTAACTTTTCTGGCCAACATTTTTACAAATTCATTTCTTAGATCATTTACACACACTTCGAATCATTCACACCTACTCTGGGCaacttagttacttttttattaagATCAGGTGATGTACTATGGGGGAGTGAAGGGTATTTTTGCAGGCCATGGAAATATTAAGACAAGTTATTATGAAACAAAGATATTTCTATATCTAGAAAtgctgattattttttaaaaaataatttgaattttcttgataattttatatattagtactgtgtttacatcatttccatttctttgactTCTCCTAAAATTTATGActccttctttaattattattgttatataaatatacacatgtgtatatacaaatgCAGCCTTCTCGGTTCATTCAGTgttgctcatgtgtgtatgtgtttagagcGAATTGACTTGGAACTGGATAACCTATAAGAGGGTTCATTTCTGGAGAAGATTCAGCCACTCTCAGCAGACATTCATTACCTTTTCCTctaggggtggggccttgtgagattttCCACCTCCATATTGAAAAGCTAATTAGTATTGTCAAAGTGCAGCACTTGTTTAGGTAATCGTATTATTGAGATTTCCTGGGTGTAGCTTCCTtgtcatatatagaagatacAATGTTCTAGCTgatgtcctggtcctctggttCTCACAGTTTTTTCACCCCCTTTTTTGGTGATGTTTCCTGAACCTTAAGTGAAGGAATGGTGCTGCAGATGTATCAGGCTGGCATACAAGCATTGGCACATACACCCTGAAGATGGTGATTCTTATGTGGATTCTagtatttaatcatttaaatgtctcacttttgtgtatatatgaatttaatttcacttatttgattctacaattcatttattttattttatgttgtgaaTACTTTACCTGCATGTCTATCTGTGAACCATATgaccacagagatcagaagagtgGATTAGATCTCCTAGAGTGATggatgtttgtaagccaccatattggtgctgggacccaaacctgGGTCCTACACAAGAGATagacaagttctcttaaccattaGGCCATTTCTTCGGCTCTTGAATTTAATTTGCAGTGAAAATGTACACAGTGGGGTTTTAACATTTCTGTTTACTCTTCGTGTGGGTAAACTCAGTTCCATGCTGTGTTTCCCACTCCGCCGTTGTTTCCAGTTACTGCATCTTGGCTGTGAAGGAAAAGTGAAAGTTAAAGTCTTGTTAACAATGGAATTACCTGAAGTGTCATAAGAAGACATTCTTTGATGTGGACTGCAACTCTCCATACATTTAATCCCCACATCAGAGATTGTACCGAGCCCTTGAAGTTTCTGAGGTCCTGTAAGAGTTGTCAGCGCCCTGGTGTTTCCCTGCCCCTTTACATAGTCACATCTAGTCTGAGGAGGGCACTCCTTGTATCCCAGCCCAGAGCTCAGGTCAGAAAGAACATTTGTGCACATATTCTGGGATATTTCCAttggtagataaataaataaaccttccaAGGTTGGCCCATATGgagaccattttttttctccagagctggggttacaacTACCATGACCATCACCAGTTGGGACCCTGGCATTCCTAGGCTGTTCCTGAAATGCCCTGAATGGCCAAGTCAGCCTTGCCATCTGGGCTCAAGTCTGTGTACTCTGTCTCCAGAAATGTGCCGTCTTTGCAGTGCTTGCTCGTTGTCTCATTGTACTTCACTTACAGAGTATcaaattaagagaaaagaaaaggccaaGATGAAGGCACCCTGGGCCACACCAACCACCACCCTCCTTCTGGTTTGGGGGCCCCCCACCCAGTCAGAAAAAGAAGATACTTCTTCATGTGTATCAATAGGTCTTCTTTTAAAATGGTAACACTATCtctttgatgtatttttaaaactacttttaaaaagaaacagtgaaACCATCATGCTgagaagttttattttctgaaatcacATCCCCAAAAGACTGAAAGCCCAGCAGTGGGTTTTCCCATTGCTGGGTGGCTGAGTCACTTCTAATGAGATATAGactctgttttcctttgtctgATGTCCATGAGAGGTGTTGGGTGTGGTCTTTATCTCCCTTTAAAAGAGAAGGGCCTGAGTCTATGCTCCCCAAGCTCGAAGCTTTGTTGGTTACTATTGTACCAACTGCATGAAGCTCATAGGAAACTAAAACTCATTTAGGTTTTACACATGTTGTCACTCCAAAAGCTGTGCAATCTCATCTCCAGGTTTTAGAGAGGGGTCCTTGTTTATGATGGTTGTGTGGTCTTCCAGAACGACCAGTGGTCATTCTGCCTTTGAGGgaaaaaaccctgtctagagaTCTCTTTCAAGTGGACTTAGTAGGATGAATATAGCCATAAGAAGTCACCTTagcccagggaagagggagaagcaTGAGCTGCAGCCACAAGAGTTCTTGAAGAGACATTCAGCCCACTGCCCTCAACAGCTAGGCTGGTGTCACCATCTCCTTGATGTATTTGTCctcaaaggaagaggagaaagggcaaTGCCTGCTCTCTCActttccctcccctcaccccaagTGTTTCAGATgatctttgcttcctttttaaatCAAGGCCTACCTCATACAAAGAGTTCAAACCAGGATAGATGGCATCCAGGAAAGATGCTACTGGCTGCTCCCTGGGATTGCGACAGGACTTTATGGGAAAAATCACACTCGTGTGGGTGGATCTTAAAATGACAGAGCATTGTTTTAATAGTAATTGAGGGAGTTGAGTCATCCAGAAAAGGATGAGTTAGAATTAATGCTAAGCATGTTCATGTGGGAACCACTACCTTCTTGCAACCTCTAAGCCCAACAAAGCCTCTCCCTACATTATGAGAGTTCCTTAGGATTGTTTCTTCAAAAGTAAAGTGAAGGCTATGAGTAAATAGTCACACTGCCTAATTCAAAGTGcatatttagatttaaaatgacccggggtggggtggggtgaatCAGTGGCTAGTGAAATCCTACTTGTAAAACTGGTGGTCTAGAAATACTGACCAGATACTTTTTCATGTGTATCAATAGGTCTGTGCTGTACGAGGGAATTTTCCCTAAAGAAACCTAAGATGAGACAATTAGGGAAAGGTTTGTTGAAGTTCTGggattcaggatttttttttaaattattaggtggtggtgcacgcctttgatcccaggacttggaagcaaacaggtggatctctgagtttgaggccagcctggactgcagagtAAGCTCCATGATAGCCTTGACTGCACAGAGAAgtcttgtctccaaacaaaaatttttttcccCATGATACTAGGAAGTAACCCATGAGCCTAGTGTGTGGTAGGCAAGTACTATCCAACAGAAGGGCCTCTTCTAGAATGCCTTTACGTCACACCAGTTTGagacatagttttttttttttttttttgaaggctgACCACAAGAGTTATTATGTAGCTCAAATGACCCTCCTGCCTAGACCTTCTGAGTAAGTGAGATTACAGGCTATTCACTGCTATACCTGGCTTGGCTGAGATCCTATATGCTCATCACCTCGTGGCTAGAACCAGGTACTCACGAATTTCTTCTAGGTGGGCATGGGACCCTATGTTCAGGTAAGATGTTATCAACTCATTGCTTTCTCTGAGACATAATGAATCAGCATACCTATCTGACCCCATGTCCATCGCATTGCCTGGATGCTAGGTTGCTGGAGGCTTTTAGTAGTAAATGAGAGTCACCATtgagcaggaacttggaggaatCTATGAGACTAGGCCCATGTACTGCCCTCAAAAAGCTTGGAGACCTTGACTTGGCTCACATTCTGTTGTATCCAGCTGCTGAATGTTCCCAAGACCACAGGGATCTAGGTGAAATTAGTCCCCACTGAGGCCTAAGCCTGTTGCCAGACTCTGAGATGACCAAGTCAATGTATGAGTTATAGGCAAGTAAGGTTCAATTGTAATTGGTAAGTctgttccaggacagcatggGTCCCTCCCACCTAAGAAGTAGAGCAGAAAGCTGCTCTTGGTGGGCAGTGCAGGAGGAAATCATCACACTGAATGTGCTCCCAAAAGGCCACTCCTTGACAAGAGAGATGAGGTGCTCTgtgtttcataactgtaattacTGGGGTTCTAGTCAGTGTAGATTCCTATGCACGAGGCAGCAGCTGGTCCTATATAAGGCACTGAGCTAAAGTCCCTCTACGTCTCTGCACCTCACCAGGCTTCAGTCATGAGGATCCATTACCTTCTCTTTGCATTTCTCCTGGTGCTGCTGTCTCCACTTGCAGGTGAGGCAGGGGAATAGGGTGGTCCCAAAGTGAAATGAAAGACAGATTCCctacctggtgtgtgtgtgtgtgtgtgtgtgtgtgtgtgtgtgtgtgtgtgcctctttctttctttctttctttctttctttctttctttctttctttctttccttccttccttccttccttccttctttctttctttctctctttctttccttctttctttttctctttctttctttctctctctcttttttctttctttctccttctctctttctttcttttaagatttatttatttattttatgtatctgagtacgtTGTAATTCTTtttagacacacaagaagagggcattagatctcattacagatggttttgagccaccatgtggttgctaggaattgaactcaggacctctggaagagtagacaaatgctcttaacaactaagccatctctcaagccccctctttgtctctttctctctgtatgtgtctgtctctgtctctttgtctttctgcctctctcttgctctctctctctctctctctctctctctctctctctctccctcccacttattgccttcctttttttctttcttgattctaAACACATTTTAACAGTGTGTATTGTGTGACTGCTGAAACAAACCAAGGACTCTTTTTAACTTGAAGGAGCCTAGTGTGGACTTACTCTGAGCTGATCTGCAGTACCTGACTTCCATTTCCTAACTCCTGGTGCTAAGCTTAAGATTATGAAATGAGTTTCTTATAGGTAGCTTAAAATTAATAACATGAAGAATGTTTGATTCTTATCTGAAAAAAGGTATTCATTTAGAAGTCTTTATATTTAAAGAACAGAGTCTCTACTTACTCTAGAAAATCCCTCAGAATAACCATCCCAGCCTCTAAGCCtcatcctttcctcctccctctacaGAATACCCTTAAACCATCTACAGGGATAATTAGGCTCATAGCTTAGGGAGGTCATGGATCACAGCTTCCCAAAATctgcctatattttattttgtggaaaagGTTTATATCTGTTTAaattatgtgcacatgtatggatgtgtgtatgggtatgtaccAGGCAGTACAGTAGccacagaggccatgaaaggaCATCTAATCTCTCAGAGATGGAGTTGTAGGCACATATGGCTGCCTGATACGATACTAGGAACTTAtctcaggtcttctgcaggagcgGTATGCACTCCTATCTGCTGAAGCAGCTTTTCAGGCTCTAGTTTGTATTTCATCCTTGACATtaggtaaacaaaataaaaaagaatacacaaCTCAAGAGAGGGAGCTAGACAAGTAAGAGAGAACATGAAATGATGAATGAAGCAAAGACCTCAAACTGCATTAGATAGAAATGATATAGAGAGGAACATAATTTCAGTAGTCTTGTTGATGGGTTCTGGTTAACAGAGGAGCATCTGTGTTCCATGAGACACAGAAACACTCTGTCTGACATTTagatgaatgtaaaaaaaaaagggaggggggaagtaTGAAGTATGAGATTAAGACTGGATTTTAGACATTAGAAACTATCAAAAAAGTTGATTTTTACTTTGGATTTCCATTGTAAGATACTTAGGAATCAAGTTATCACTAAGCAAGTCTTATACACCAAGGTTTGGTGCCAATACTTCATGGAAAAtaggtgatgtgttagaacggtgggtcgcgtcagaacatTCCACACACTAggtaggcccaaacagttccatgtgtaagaggtttaattgagagggagagaggggacagtagtgtggaaagaaaggagggagagagagagcaagatgtaggaatgttccccgtatatatatgggttctgatgtagtggctgcaggtaaaggtgggaggtgagcccaatatattctgggaatatggcggctgttgctctggcaacaggtctctgagacccacccatgagtcgccacaggctttggatgctaacatacctccctttttgatattataaaaagaagggaaggggaagcctaTGGTGAAAAGAGAACAAGGGCatcatgtctcttaagctacttcctgctgtctaggggcattgtcaatggggggtagctggctttcaccattgggatccacttggtaaacgttcgcatcaggttcctctgtggacagtggctcatctgtgggcagtggctggtaatcctgtaataAGAGTATCCGggattggttgatgtagaaacagcattcttcttggaggaacaggcaaagaccaccttctttagctgtcaggatatagTATATGTAGTccctgtctgttctgaagcaccacagctgccaaagaattgatctgtttttggatagtaagcacagtttcagacatttttgaaaattgccttgaaactgagaagtgaatgtattatattggatcatggaagttgttatccctgcaactccagtaccaactcctatggctattcccgtagcaaccaagagtggcacaacttgaactgccctcttatgttgggcagctatcatatctacaactgggattggcaggggctcatttccctggattactcccagttcagcgaaaagaagtactaatgtgcaagcTCCTGCCAGCTAGCAGGTAGACGATGATatgtctgagtgccacaaagaattgacgtgttttggattgtagggcattgtgacagagatgatatatcaagggttatgattctattgcagtctagggagctcagcattcccactgaatgagtcccagaggccttaaaacaggttttCATgtcaaagagagggacagaggtaaggtatggagtcatggcgacactggagccagggcagctgacaaagggcgaagtaacgttacttggcagtatcactggagac from Mastomys coucha isolate ucsf_1 unplaced genomic scaffold, UCSF_Mcou_1 pScaffold22, whole genome shotgun sequence includes:
- the LOC116071201 gene encoding beta-defensin 14, giving the protein MKLHYLLFVFLILFLVPAPGDAFIPKTLRKFFCRVRGGRCAVLNCLAKEEQIGRCSKRGQKCCRKKK